One genomic window of Solanum dulcamara chromosome 12, daSolDulc1.2, whole genome shotgun sequence includes the following:
- the LOC129877453 gene encoding glycine-rich RNA-binding protein GRP1A-like codes for MAAEVEYSCFVGGLAWATTDRTLCDAFSTYGEVIDSKIINDRETGRSRGFGFVTFKDEKSMKDAISAMNGQELDGRNITVNEAQARGGGGGGGGFGGGRRREGGGGGYGGGGGGYGGGRREGGGGGGGYGGGRREGGGGGYGGDRY; via the exons ATGGCCGCCGAAGTTGAATACAGTTGTTTCGTTGGTGGGCTCGCATGGGCCACCACCGATAGAACCCTTTGCGACGCTTTCTCTACCTACGGTGAAGTAATCGACTCGAAG ATCATTAACGACCGAGAAACGGGTAGATCTAGAGGGTTTGGTTTTGTTACCTTTAAGGATGAGAAATCCATGAAGGATGCAATTTCAGCCATGAACGGTCAGGAACTTGATGGTCGTAACATCACTGTTAACGAAGCTCAGGCCCGTGGAGGTGGAGGTGGCGGTGGTGGTTTCGGAGGAGGCAGACGCCGTGAGGGAGGCGGCGGTGGCTACGGAGGTGGTGGTGGCGGCTACGGAGGTGGCAGACGTGAAGGAGGTGGTGGCGGTGGCGGCTACGGAGGTGGCAGGCGTGAAGGTGGCGGTGGCGGTTATGGTGGTGACCGCTATTAG